Genomic segment of Elusimicrobiota bacterium:
AATTTTTTGTTTCGGGGATTGCGAAAAATTCTTCCCATGACGGGAATGCACGGGAACCGTTTTCTGGCGACCATTGATGGGCGGTGGCACGCGACCCCCTTGTTCCTGACCGTGGCGGTGGTTGAGTTCAGTGATCTGGTGTTTGCACTTGACTCTATTCCCGCCATCTTTTCAATTACGACCGATCCCCTCATTGTTTTTACGTCAAATATCTTTGCCATCCTGGGGCTACGGGCCCTGTATTTCTTGGTTAGTGGTCTGGTTCAAATCTTTACGTATCTAAAATTCGGGGTCGCGCTCATATTGGCGTTTGTGGGCGTTAAAATGTTAATCATGCACTGGGTCCATATTTCCACATCTGTTTCACTGGGAGTGGTGATCGGAGTCCTGGCGGTTTCCATCGTTTTTTCGATCTTTCTCCGGCCAAAGGAAAAGGCAACGGAGGAGTCACACTAAGTTTCTCCGCCGCGTTATCTTGTCCCCCGATTGAGACGTGTATTAGGCTGTTTGCTTGCGAAAGCTGATCAACGAAGACAGGGTTCGGGGGGCTATCGGTTTCGTAAAGAAACAGGCACTGATACATTGATAGGTGGTTATTCTTCTATCCCTCCCAAGTGACTCGGCCCTTTGGTCCCTATTGTTGGTCTTGTCCGATTCTACCAGGTACTCCAGACCCGGCCTGAAGCGTCGGGGTGGGTGCAGTTGACAACTAAATAAGCGAAAGTGTGGGGTATTAACGCCCCTCCGTCGCAGATGTAAGAAAAACCATAGTTGTTAAAGACAGCATTGGGGTCTGAGACAGTATAGTACAAACAATCACTGTTGTTGATGTTTGGATGCCAATAGGGGATATTTCCCGTTGGAATTTTCTCGATATATTTGGGGACGAGGGGGGAAGACCCCCCCATCATTGGCCATTGGCATAATTGCAGATTATCAGCATAATAGATTGACAGCGCTGATCGGAGACTCCCGAGAATCGCCTTTAAGGCAGCCTCTTTGGCTTTGCGGATCATATTTCCGAACTTAGGGATGGCGATGGAGGCCAGAAGCCCGATAATGGCCGCCACGAGGATCAGTTCTATGAGGGTAAAACCTCCGCCCTTACGTAAGTCTATTTTCATGGAAGCGTTCTCCTATCTCAATGATAGGTTATATCCCGTATTTCATCGTGTCAATGGGCAGAATCATCTCATCATCAATGCTCGTCTGCGTTTCCCCAATGCGCGTTATCAAAAAGCGAACGGTCGTCAAAAAATGTTTGATTCACACTAAGTTTCTCGGCCAGGTTATTTTTTCCCCCGCTTGAGACGTGTGTTAGGCGGTTTTCTTTCTAAAGCTGAGCAACGAAGATAGGGCTCGGCGTGGGGCTCGGCTGGAGACAGGGGAGCGGGGACGGCCCATTCGGAACAGGCAAGCGATGGTTTGGGACTGGAGAGCACCCATGATCTCGTGTATCTCTTTATCTTCCCGTTCGAATCGTTCTCGTTCCTGGATGGTCAATCCCTCTCCCTCGTATTCTTTGCATCGGTGAGCCATCAGCGAATGGCCCATGACGGGTTGAAGGGTCCATCCTTCCGCCGTGAGATTGAGCCACACTCTTTGCCAAAGGCCTCCCACGCGGACATAGGTCATGGGTTCGGTGTTGGGAATGGTGAACGCGCCAAAGGCGGCGGATTGCCTGTAGATGTGTCGGGCCCGTATAGCGGCCAGTCGAGTTACCCCCATGGTTTTCATTGACCGAGCGATACTCCACTGGGCGAGAAGACGAAGACTTAAGCCGTCCACAGGGGTAAGCCCCAGGGTGGATATGGGCATTCCATCTGAGAATGTTTGGGCTTCTTTTTTTGACCATCTCATCCAGTGGAATAAATAGCTGTGCAGGGCTTTGTGTCCAAGTAAGAAGGATTCGAACCGGCTGTTGATCCGAGCCAGGGTTTTGATCTGTTCCGTATCGTCCATAAGGTGAAACTGGATTCCCCAAGGATTGTTTGACTGATTCTTGATTTTTTCAATGAACCGATCGGACATCCGGTCCTTGCCAAACGGCCGACGGTCAACACACCGTGAACGAATAGCCGCGGCCAATGAAGAATGTCGAACCAGACCTGGTTCAAAAGTCATCTGGGCGACTGAAGGTTTTCGCGCTTCTGTGGTCCAACGTGGAACCCATCCCCACTGTTCGGCAGCGATCTCGATATTCGTGAGACACATGCCCAGGGCCATTTGGCTTGCGACGTTTCCCACATTAATAAAGGCTTGGCTCCGGTTTACTTCCTCGTTAACAAACAAGGTTTTTCCATCCCATTCAAATGAAAAGGGTTGAACGTTGTCCCCGGAGGGCGCCCAACGGGCACTGTCCACCATAGCGGTGACCTGGGCAACGTTGGGTTGGCCTGGTTGGTGGGGAGGGGGCGCTGAGGTTCCCTCATCGATTTTCACCTGTTCTATCGGTGAGGAAGGGGGCTCTGAAACTGTTTTTTTACTTAGCATCCAGCGGAAAATAGTGGCTTTGAGTCTTTGCCCCCAACCGCGGTTGCCCCAACGCAATTTTCCCTCAACCAATTTCCCTTTATAAGCGTCGAATTGGTGGTAATGGGGCGCGGAAGAAATAGGACCCCGTTTGAGGATCAGTTTTAGCACCTCCGCCGCGGCAACGCCGGCACACAATTGGACCGCCAGGGCCATGGAGGGACCACGATGTTCTTCTAGGTTCACATAGGTCCTGTCCAAGTAAGACATTTGTGTGGCTTGGGGGGTTAAGCCCAAAGCGAAGAGAAGGAATTTGTCGGTTTTTCCCCGGGCCAAGTCAAAGGCGAAATAGTCTCGCCAGGACATGCTGCCCGGCCGAAAGACGAGCCACGCGACGCTCATTCCAATGGGACCCGCGGTAACAAGGGGAATCCCCCGCCGTTCGGCTTCGTCAAAAAGGAGTTCCCGAGCTTCAACGGCAAAAAAATCCAAGCCGTCCACGATGACATCGACCCCGTCAAGGAAAGCCGCCACATTTCCCCGTTGAACACCCTTCTCAAACCGTTGGAGTTTGACTGTGGGGTTGATGTCCAGGAGTTGTTCCGCCATGACATCCACTTTGGATCGCCCCAGGCTTGAAACAGTGGCCCCGGCCTGGCGGTTGAAGTTTTGGACTTCGAACGAATCGAAATCAGCGATATGGAACCCGCCAACGCCTAGGCGAGCGAGGGTCGTCAGATGGACCCCTCCGACCCCCCCCAACCCCGCGATGGCGACGACGCTCCGTTTTAATTGAAGTTGTTCGTCTGGCTGGACCAAACCCAAATTCCGGGAAAATGCCTTGGGATAGTCAAAGGGTTCCTTGGATTCATCGGTTTTTCCTTGTTCCTGGTAAGAAGTGGAAACGCGGTCAATGGTTTGCATGGGTGATCTCCTTTTAATATCCACGACGTCAGTTTACCGGGTCCAGGTGTTTGGGCTGTGTTTCTTGTGTGATTTCTCGGTGATTTTTTAGCGAAATGTCTTTAGGAATATCCTCTGAGTATGATTTTGATACAGTTTCGCGGAAGACCGTTGGTTCTTTGCCTCGGGTTTGGCGGGAAGAGTTATCCCCTGTTTGATCGCCATTCTTTCTAAAGCCAAGGGCAAAGATTGATTTCAAGAGAAAATGATCCCCCACAAGTCCGACCAATAAAATAACGACGTTCAGTAAACCGAAGAAAAAAATGGGACTGAAATGGGAAAACATCAATACGCCGAAGGCAATAGAGATGATCGAAAAGGAAGAGAGAGAAGCCTCTCCCTTTTGGTTGGTCACCTCTTCCAGAGCCCTGGCAGAGGGCAGGCCTTCCTCCTGCGCTCCCCGGTAGGCACAAAAAAAGTGAATGGTGTCGTCCACCAGGATCCCAAAGGCTGATGCCGCGATGAGAGCTGTTCCAGAGTCAAGGGGAATCCCTGCCCAACCCATAATGCCGAAGTTAATGATGATGGGGAAAAGATTGGGAACCAGAAACAGAAGGGCCAGCCGCCAGGATTGCAATACCAAAGCCATGAGAAGAAATATGCCCATCACGGTTTGTGTGATGTTGACGACTTGGTCGCTCACCAGGACGGCATTCGTGGCGGTGTCGAGTTTGGTCCTCCCCGTTATTTGAGATGTAATTCCAGGGAGGCTGTTGTTTTTTAATATAGTTTCAATATCTTTGATCAACAAAGCGGCTTGGGAAGATCCAGGGACGTTTGCTCGAACGATTAGTCGCGTATGGTCAAACCCCGGAGTGACGTAATCCCCAAGATCGTTGCGGCCGTAAAGGAGGAGGTATTGTTCCAATAAAAATCGTGAGGAAGGGAGAACGTAGGTAGAAGGATCTTCCTCATGGAACGCTTTGTTCATTTCTTTAAAGAGATCCGTCACTCCCGTACAGACGTCCACCGCTGGGAGGGCTTTGATTTGTTTTTGAATGCGCTCAATCTGAATCAAAATGTCCGGGTTTTTGAACGTTCCTGTTTGGTCCGCTTGAAAAGATACGTCCAAGGCATCCGTGCCTGAAAGATGGTTTCGGATGTACAAGATGTCTTGGTGAACCACGGAAGATTTTTTAAACCATTCGATGAGATTGGTTTCGACTTTCAAATGGCGAGAATTCATGGCCCCCCAGCCGACAGCCAAGAGGCATAGCGATATCACCCACAGGGGTCGACGTGTGGCCACATGATGAAACCAATGAATCAAACGGGGGATTTCTCTTTTGGTTTGGGTGACGGGGTCCCGATAAATCGTGTCGGGTCGGAAGTAGGTCAATAAGGGGGCCACGATACCAAAGGCCACGAGAAATTCGAATATCATCCCGGCGGAAGCCAACCAACCGAAACTTCGAATCGCGGGAACACGATTGAACGTAAAAGAAAAGAACCCGATCGCTGTGGTGAGGCTGGTTAAAAAGCAGGGGAACAATAGTTTATTGAGGATTTGCATCATGGCGTTGCGGGGGGAAGAGTTGTGGGACAAAAGACGGCGGTCGAGACTTGAATATATGTGGATGATGTCGGAAAGGGCAAGGCAAACCACCAAGGGGATGACGGCTACGGACGCATTATTAAGAGGGATGTTGGTTAAACCAGCCAGGCCCAGGGTCGCCCCTAAGGTTGTCAGTATTCCCATTCCCGCTAAGACCAATAAACGAATGTTTCGAAATAAAAAATAAATCGCACCGATTGCGAGAATAACGCTCACAGGGAAAAAAATCTTCACATCGAAATTCATGTAATGGGCAAGGTAGTAGTCTGTGGTCGGTCGACCGGCGTAATAAAACTGATAACCGAGCTCTTGGTAGGGTTTTAAGATTTGTTGGACATTTTGAATCAGGGGCTTCTGGGACGTTTGTTCTGAAATTGAATTTGTTTTATGAACGTAAACAATTATGGCTGTCGTTCGTCCGTCATCCGATAGGAGGTTCTTCTGGTAAAGTGGATTTGTCAGGGCGCGGTTTCGGAGCTGGCTAAGACGAGTCTGGTCGACGGGGACTTCAATTAAGAAGGCATCAGATTCAAAACTGTCTTCAGTGCCTTTCATGTCTGTTACGTTGGCCAAGCTGACAACATCCTCCACTCCGTCCAGTGTGCGGATTTCTTCGGTAAGGGTTTTAAGTTCATTTAACCGGTTTGATGTGAAAAGGTCGTCTCGTGTATAGGCGATGACAAAAAAATCGTTTTTCGGGAAGCTTTCTTTAAACCGTTCGTGGAATTCAACCGCAACATCTTTGTCTAAAACAAATTGGTCGGCGCTTGTGCTGAATGTCAATTGGGGAAGAAAAGAGGTGAAAAACGCAACGAGAAGGATCGCCGCGACCAAAATCCATCCTGTTTTTCTCATGAGGAGGTGGGCCATGAAAAGGGATGCACGCCGTTGGAAGGAAAAATGTCGATCCGCCGCGAATCCTGTACTTTTCTCTGGAGTTTCCTGATTGTTGACCGTCACCATAGAAACCTCCTCTTCGATATTTTCTTTTCTGGTTTTAGTATAGAGAACTCAGTTTTCCCCAGTGTTACCGTTGTGTTTCCTGTGGGTTACATTTGAAAAATGGGGGGTCTTGTGGGAATTGATATTTGAGGTATACTCAGAGGGCGGATATCTTTTCAATCAGAACGGATGTTTCATCTGTAAATTGATGCCCTCGGCGGGAATTTATTTCCAAGTGTCTCGTCGTGGGTAGAAAGGGGAGGACCCTTACGAAACGTTTATGGAACTCGAGCGCGAACGAAGGCGGTGGGGTTTAATGAGGCCGGGTTCTTTACTTCTTGTTGTTCTGGCTACGATATTTAGTCCTTGCCTAGCTCTTACAGAATCCTTTGGGTTTCAAGACGCGGATGTCGTTATCGCCGCGCCGGAGCGGGTGGTTACCTCGATGGATATGGTGGCGGACGGAGATTTTGATGGGGATGGGTTTAGCGACGTGGCTGTGTTTCAGCAATTTCTATTTACTCTGAGCGTTGATCTTATCTTTGGCGGGGATCTTCCCACCACCAATTCTTTGAGTGCCTTGCGCCGGATGGTCCTCATTCCTCCGGATGCCCTGCCAGGACACAGTGTCCTGGGGACAGTGTTTTTTGCTGACCTCAATGGGGATCACAGGGACGATCTGGTTCTTCCCTTGTACTACAGCCGCAGCAAAACCCCAAAAATCTTTGTTGTTTTTGGGACCACGAATCCGGCTTCCCTAATTAATCTGAATTTAACTTCAGCCGATCTCGAGATTAATATGACTTCGTTTTCAGCTCCGCTCTCCCTTGGGCGAGGGGATTTTAACGGAGACCATATTCAAGATCTTCTTGTGGGAGATGGCCCTCACAATGTGGTTTATCTCCTCTATGGGAAGGAAATATTTCCCGACCAAACTTTCACTCTGGACGATGGCGTATCCGCTCTCCGATTTCAAAAGGCAAGTGGAAATTTTGGTCAACACGTGGTGGGGGGGGATGTCGATGGGGATAGCGTGTCCGATCTCATTATCTCAGCTCCTGAGGAATCAGGGGGAGCGACCAACGCTGGAGCGGTCTATGTTCTTTATGGGAAAAGCGACCTCCCCCTATTGACAGATATGGATGTTCGCCCGGCCAACGTTAAAATCACGGGACCGTCACTCGGTAAACTTATGTGTCGATCTTCAGGCGATACCAATGGCGATGGCTTTGATGAACTGGTCGTTCAGGAAGTGACTTTAGAAGGCAAAAAGATATCGATCCTTGATGGGTATTCTTTGGCCAATGGGCCTCCGACCCTTGCGATGAACGGGGGATTCCCTGGGACTCCTCCCGTTGTGTTTTCTCTTCCCGCCCCCTGGTGGGTGGATGGAATCGTATCCCCCATCGGGGACTTTGATGGAGACGGGAAAGGCGATGTCTTTCCCATGGATTCATCCCACGTGAGAGGTTTACTCTCTACAGGGTTTGTTGGGCCCAGCACTTCTTGGACGGAATCTTTTCGTTTCTTCCTTCCGAATCGGGTGTCGGTAGGGGATTTTAATGGGGACAATAAAAAAGACCTGGTGGTAGGGGCCCTTAATGGAAACACCTGGGCATTAGCTGTTTTGAAGGGGTACCGTCCATTGGAAAATCCGTCTATTTTGGTCAGCCCCCGCACGCCCGATCAAGTGGTTGTTCAGTTGACTCTTACTGTGGATGGGGAGCCAGCGGAAATGAAGTTAACGGGGGATTTATTAGTTCCCATCCCTGGCATTTGGATTCCCTACCAGTCAAAAATGGATGTGACGTTAACGCCATCTGTTGGGAACAAATCCATTACGGCTGTGTTTCGAACACGGGAAGGACGGGAGAGCGAATCCCTATCGATTTCAATTCCATTAATCCTAGGTGAAAAGCGGGTTTCTTTTACCACTAATTTATTAAAAGCAGGAGGGCGGGCTCAGTGGGAGGTTCATTTGGATTCGGCCGGGCATTTAAAAGCGTCGGTCTATTCCCGCGAAGGGAGGTTGCTCTGCGTCATTATAGATGAGGCTAAACCACAAGGGGTTTATGCCTTTGAATGGGACGGAACCAATAGCGAGGGCCAACGGGTGGCTCCGGGAATCTACACAATTGTCTTTGACGTGGGTGGGCGCATCGACCGTGCCCGTGTTTTGGTGAAGTAATGCGGGTACGACCAGGTGCTGTTTTATTGGGAATCCTGACGGGCCTTTCTCTGTCACTTCGGGCAGAATGGTTTTCTGATCGACCCCATGGTTGACGGGGACTCGCGGTGTTGTCGGTGGATCCGTCCGTCCGGTCCCAGGGCTTGGGGGGGGCGTTGTTTTGGAATCCGGCGGGTTGCAACGAGTGAGTCGACAAGAACTGAGTTTTTCTCACGCGGCTCTCTCCTCGGGCTGACCTACCCCACTAGCCCAAAATCCCCAGTTGAATCGCGGGATTCGACAAAAAAATCGGTCCTTTTTCCTTCACAAAAAAGTTTGTCCGTAGTCCCCGCTACGACCTGCACTTTTTTGTTCGTAAAAAAGGCCGCTTTTTTCGTCTCGGTCCTCGCGCTCAACTGGGGATTCTGGGCTAGTTTAATGGCCCCGGGTTGAAGGAGAGTGGTCCCCATGTGCTGCGCGTGGGATCTTTTTAGTGAGAGAAACCGATTGCATTTTCAGCTTTTTTGACATATATAGGATGAGTGTTGATCTGAAGTTGCTGGTTTATCTGGAGGACATCGGGTGAGCGATTGGGCATGAACGCTTGGGCCACTCCGCGAGCGAGAAACCCGGCGCTCGGCCCCAACAAGAACAGGGCTCAGTCTTTCATTGTCAATATCTCTGGGTGTTTGCTGACGTGTCGTGACTACGCAGGTCTCCGATCGGTTCCCCATCGGGAACCCCCACCCTCTCCCGCCCCTCTCCCGCGAGCGGGAGAGGGAGAAACGTCTGGACCTGAGCCATTCCGACGTATTTTCGAATCACCCCGTCGCTAGGGTCCAAAGATGCGATCTGATTGGAAAAGCGCTCGCATCACACATCAAGACCCTTCGCTCGTTTCTAGGAGCCTAGGGGGCAGTAGGGAGGGACATGGTCTAGTGATGAATTTTTCGAAATGGGGCCGATGGTTTGAGGGACTTTTTTTTCACCAAAAATCCTGCGCAAAGAGAAAATCATGATGACCAGAATGCACCTTTTTCTTTGGGTTGGTCTCTCTCTAACGTGGATGGGGAATTCCCCTGTTTGGGGTAAATCCTTTGGGATCGCCGATCTGGATGTTCTCGTTACAGCCCCCATGGGATATTCCAACCGTTCTAAACTATCCGCCGAAGGGGATTTTAATGGCGACGGGTATGATGACGTGGCCGTTCTCATGGATTCTAACGAGGTGGGTGGTCCACAGGGACCACAAAATATTCAATTGATTTTGGGGAGGGCAGACTTTCCAGAAAAATCCAATATTGAAAGTTTGGTCAATATGAAAATATACTTACCGAGTACAGTGGTTTCGAATGGACACCTGTTTTTCGCGGATATTAATGGAGATGGAAAGGATGATCTTTTCTACTATGGTTTTAGAAATTTTGGCTCTAAAATATATGGGGTATTTGGAACGACCATACCCCCGGTTTCCTTGTCTTGGGGTCCGGATCAGGCGGATCTTGAACTGACAGTCAATTACAACGTTCAGGACAGGTCGATCATGGTGAAACCAGGAGATTTTAATGGGGACGGGAGAGACGATTTATTGGTGGGAATGACCAATGACTCGGGGGGGGGATGTCTATCTTGTTCTTGGTCAATCGGTATTCACGAGTTCCTCATTCGCGGTGAACAGCGCAAATTCGGCACTTTGGGTTCATAGTAACGGCGATGGATATTTTGGCAAAACCATAGCCATTGGGGATGT
This window contains:
- a CDS encoding type II secretion system protein, translating into MKIDLRKGGGFTLIELILVAAIIGLLASIAIPKFGNMIRKAKEAALKAILGSLRSALSIYYADNLQLCQWPMMGGSSPLVPKYIEKIPTGNIPYWHPNINNSDCLYYTVSDPNAVFNNYGFSYICDGGALIPHTFAYLVVNCTHPDASGRVWSTW
- a CDS encoding ThiF family adenylyltransferase translates to MQTIDRVSTSYQEQGKTDESKEPFDYPKAFSRNLGLVQPDEQLQLKRSVVAIAGLGGVGGVHLTTLARLGVGGFHIADFDSFEVQNFNRQAGATVSSLGRSKVDVMAEQLLDINPTVKLQRFEKGVQRGNVAAFLDGVDVIVDGLDFFAVEARELLFDEAERRGIPLVTAGPIGMSVAWLVFRPGSMSWRDYFAFDLARGKTDKFLLFALGLTPQATQMSYLDRTYVNLEEHRGPSMALAVQLCAGVAAAEVLKLILKRGPISSAPHYHQFDAYKGKLVEGKLRWGNRGWGQRLKATIFRWMLSKKTVSEPPSSPIEQVKIDEGTSAPPPHQPGQPNVAQVTAMVDSARWAPSGDNVQPFSFEWDGKTLFVNEEVNRSQAFINVGNVASQMALGMCLTNIEIAAEQWGWVPRWTTEARKPSVAQMTFEPGLVRHSSLAAAIRSRCVDRRPFGKDRMSDRFIEKIKNQSNNPWGIQFHLMDDTEQIKTLARINSRFESFLLGHKALHSYLFHWMRWSKKEAQTFSDGMPISTLGLTPVDGLSLRLLAQWSIARSMKTMGVTRLAAIRARHIYRQSAAFGAFTIPNTEPMTYVRVGGLWQRVWLNLTAEGWTLQPVMGHSLMAHRCKEYEGEGLTIQERERFEREDKEIHEIMGALQSQTIACLFRMGRPRSPVSSRAPRRALSSLLSFRKKTA
- a CDS encoding MMPL family transporter, which encodes MVTVNNQETPEKSTGFAADRHFSFQRRASLFMAHLLMRKTGWILVAAILLVAFFTSFLPQLTFSTSADQFVLDKDVAVEFHERFKESFPKNDFFVIAYTRDDLFTSNRLNELKTLTEEIRTLDGVEDVVSLANVTDMKGTEDSFESDAFLIEVPVDQTRLSQLRNRALTNPLYQKNLLSDDGRTTAIIVYVHKTNSISEQTSQKPLIQNVQQILKPYQELGYQFYYAGRPTTDYYLAHYMNFDVKIFFPVSVILAIGAIYFLFRNIRLLVLAGMGILTTLGATLGLAGLTNIPLNNASVAVIPLVVCLALSDIIHIYSSLDRRLLSHNSSPRNAMMQILNKLLFPCFLTSLTTAIGFFSFTFNRVPAIRSFGWLASAGMIFEFLVAFGIVAPLLTYFRPDTIYRDPVTQTKREIPRLIHWFHHVATRRPLWVISLCLLAVGWGAMNSRHLKVETNLIEWFKKSSVVHQDILYIRNHLSGTDALDVSFQADQTGTFKNPDILIQIERIQKQIKALPAVDVCTGVTDLFKEMNKAFHEEDPSTYVLPSSRFLLEQYLLLYGRNDLGDYVTPGFDHTRLIVRANVPGSSQAALLIKDIETILKNNSLPGITSQITGRTKLDTATNAVLVSDQVVNITQTVMGIFLLMALVLQSWRLALLFLVPNLFPIIINFGIMGWAGIPLDSGTALIAASAFGILVDDTIHFFCAYRGAQEEGLPSARALEEVTNQKGEASLSSFSIISIAFGVLMFSHFSPIFFFGLLNVVILLVGLVGDHFLLKSIFALGFRKNGDQTGDNSSRQTRGKEPTVFRETVSKSYSEDIPKDISLKNHREITQETQPKHLDPVN
- a CDS encoding FG-GAP repeat protein — encoded protein: MRPGSLLLVVLATIFSPCLALTESFGFQDADVVIAAPERVVTSMDMVADGDFDGDGFSDVAVFQQFLFTLSVDLIFGGDLPTTNSLSALRRMVLIPPDALPGHSVLGTVFFADLNGDHRDDLVLPLYYSRSKTPKIFVVFGTTNPASLINLNLTSADLEINMTSFSAPLSLGRGDFNGDHIQDLLVGDGPHNVVYLLYGKEIFPDQTFTLDDGVSALRFQKASGNFGQHVVGGDVDGDSVSDLIISAPEESGGATNAGAVYVLYGKSDLPLLTDMDVRPANVKITGPSLGKLMCRSSGDTNGDGFDELVVQEVTLEGKKISILDGYSLANGPPTLAMNGGFPGTPPVVFSLPAPWWVDGIVSPIGDFDGDGKGDVFPMDSSHVRGLLSTGFVGPSTSWTESFRFFLPNRVSVGDFNGDNKKDLVVGALNGNTWALAVLKGYRPLENPSILVSPRTPDQVVVQLTLTVDGEPAEMKLTGDLLVPIPGIWIPYQSKMDVTLTPSVGNKSITAVFRTREGRESESLSISIPLILGEKRVSFTTNLLKAGGRAQWEVHLDSAGHLKASVYSREGRLLCVIIDEAKPQGVYAFEWDGTNSEGQRVAPGIYTIVFDVGGRIDRARVLVK
- a CDS encoding VCBS repeat-containing protein, which gives rise to MMTRMHLFLWVGLSLTWMGNSPVWGKSFGIADLDVLVTAPMGYSNRSKLSAEGDFNGDGYDDVAVLMDSNEVGGPQGPQNIQLILGRADFPEKSNIESLVNMKIYLPSTVVSNGHLFFADINGDGKDDLFYYGFRNFGSKIYGVFGTTIPPVSLSWGPDQADLELTVNYNVQDRSIMVKPGDFNGDGRDDLLVGMTNDSGGGCLSCSWSIGIHEFLIRGEQRKFGTLGS